The Toxotes jaculatrix isolate fToxJac2 chromosome 14, fToxJac2.pri, whole genome shotgun sequence genomic interval CACATCTGTGTCTCCCAGTGACTGATCCCTTTGTAGACCAGTGAaccctgtggtgtgtgtttctttgtactCTGTAGACTTACTCAGGCTGTGGCCGTGTGTCAGCCAGATCATCGTACTGGGAGCCCTCAGCCACCTCTTCCTCGCTCCAGATGTCTTTGCTGTTCTTCTTCTCAAAGGCAGTTAACACTAAATAaataccagcacacacacacacgcacgttgAGTTTGAATTTCGTCTCTGTTACTGTAATGATTTAGAAATTACTTTTTAGGagttttctgcaagaaatataaaacattaccttctttatcttttttggGTGGAGGGCCAATGTGTCCAGGACCCAGCTGTGCAAAGGCTGTCACATTCTGTTGAGATTAACTCATCTGTTATTCACTTTGCAGTCATTAAAACgcaattattaaaaaaaaatctgttttgactTGTACTTTCTTTCAATAGTACAGTTTATAGTATATAGTAAAGTAAAAGATATGAGCACTTCATCCAACACTGAACATAGGACTGAGTGAACTGAGTGTCCAACATCTTACTTTGCTTtcttcatcatcgtcatcatcatcctgcTGAGCTGATAATAAGGCAGACAGAGCCTGTAGGTTCTGAGCAGATGATACTCCGAGACACTCCATTCAGAACAGCACGAATCAACGCTCCGTTAAGAAAAAGGTAAACCTCGAAACCGCGACAGTTAAATATGTAAACGGCGTCAAGCTCAACATGTAAATGAAGCTGAACTGAACGTGTGGCCCGTTACTGTTGACACTTTCCGTTTCCCTGGAGACGACCAGGCTTCCAGGCTGTCATGGGAACCCGTGACGTCacaagtgaaaagaaaagagccaATTAAAACGAAAACAAAattaacctaaaaaaaaaaaaagagaaaagaacaaaaaacaaaaatgtaccaGCACAAAATAAACTCAGTGGATAGTATATATCAATTTATCTGGTAATAAATACAAAGAAGAAATAATAACAAACAATAAATTTGTTAAAACTATACAAATGTTCAAAATCTATTCAAAATTTGAATGTAAAATGACATAATATTCTTAAATTCTAACTAAACGTGCTTATGGAAAGATCagtcattattttattgttattgttctttttttccacagggaCGATGTTTCGATCAGCAGATAAACTGTAAATGAGCCAGACTTAGCTCCATTTCACCTGTTTTGTGTCCCTCATTACGCTAAATACCATTTAAGTGTTGAGTGGTATAATATCATACAATATTAGTGGATCGTTAGTGGTGCAAAAACTGTAATGCATCCcagaatagaaaataaatagaaactatcataaaaggaaaacacaagtgCGTTAGATAACCTGAGTCCTTACTTCCCACTGCTGTTAAATTACCTAAATAGCTAAATAACCGTAATATCTTAATAACTAATATGTATTTATAGTTGCTTAGGTTCTTTATGGACAACGCGTCAGTACGGTTTGTCATAGCTTTCCATTGAGCTTTCAagcaaagtttttaaaaatgtcaaaagtcAACTGAGAGGCGGAGTGATATCGCTTCGGATAGTCATGTCTCTCCTCGGACACCGTAGTTAATGCATGGCCCGCAAGGATCATGTTGAAGGTGACAGGTAGTGCAATGCCGGGGGCTTTGAGTCTGTTACCGATCACCGTCGTTGCTGCTGCCGGTGACGGGGAAAAAGACGCGACCACGCCGTTACATCTGGACGACCTGTCTCTGTACACCGCTCCTCCGCAGAAGTCTCTGTATGTGGAGCCCGAAGCGGgtcagctggagcagagtgtCGCCACCCTCAGGAAGCGAGTTGAGCCATACACGGCCTGGTGCCAGGGCACCTATGACAAAATTAAACCCACAGTTCAAAGTGTCATCCAGTGTGGGAATGACACCTACAGCTACTTCAAGAACCCTCCGAAGGACTTCTATCCCCGGGCAGGAGTCATCGGCTTCACCGGTGTCCTGGGACTGCTGCTCGCCAGGGGCTCAAGGATAAAGAAACTCATCTACCCGACCGGCCTGATGACCGTGAGCGCCTCCCTCTACTACCCGGAGCAGGCTTCCGCCATCGCAAAGTCAACCGGGGAGTCCGTGTACGACTTCGCCGTGCAGGGCTACGCCGCCGCGGAGAAGATGCTGAACCCCCAAAGCAAAAGTGAAAAGGCCACCGACTCAGAAACTAAACCCTGACGACCCCAGGGTGACTCTGCAGCCGCTCAGCAATAAGAAACCAGCAGCTTTTGCCTGATACTGTAGTTTGAAGTGAGCCACCAAGGCCGGCTGTGATCTGTGTGACTTTCTCATGCCCACTTTTTGCACTAAGCTTCACATGTATCTCAGGCCGGGCATGGCCTGTCACAAGCGGGTTTGCAACTTGAATGATTTACTTCAGCTTCTGATTTGAATGTATATTTATGTAGAGAATTAATAAAAATCAACTTGTCTTACATTAAAATCTtaagacatttgtttttatagaCCATCTGCTGTTAGTCTTAATTCTGTTTTGAACACGTCAAAAGTCATGCCACATGTAAATTAAGATGACTGTAAATCAACGATATCTGAAACAACTCTTAAATTGATCAAAAAGCTTATAgcgttttcagtttttctttaccTTACATTATAGTAAACTGACAATCGTAGACTGATTG includes:
- the LOC121192964 gene encoding MICOS complex subunit MIC26-like, whose translation is MLKVTGSAMPGALSLLPITVVAAAGDGEKDATTPLHLDDLSLYTAPPQKSLYVEPEAGQLEQSVATLRKRVEPYTAWCQGTYDKIKPTVQSVIQCGNDTYSYFKNPPKDFYPRAGVIGFTGVLGLLLARGSRIKKLIYPTGLMTVSASLYYPEQASAIAKSTGESVYDFAVQGYAAAEKMLNPQSKSEKATDSETKP